A part of Drosophila ananassae strain 14024-0371.13 chromosome 2R, ASM1763931v2, whole genome shotgun sequence genomic DNA contains:
- the LOC6493048 gene encoding glycine cleavage system H protein, mitochondrial, producing the protein MVFITKLARVGVQAARQLRATPLPAVQGRSFHLTCLLAKERRYTVKHEWVEVEEGNKAVVGISSYAQEALGDVVFAQLPEPGTTLKQNDECGALESVKAASEVYSPVSGKVTEKNGQVEDSPALVNSSCYEKGWLFKVDLKNPKELDNLMTEEQYKSFLSSSTDH; encoded by the exons atggtttttattACGAAACTCGCACGAGtcggcgtccaggcagcaaGACAGCTGCGGGCCACGCCCCTTCCCGCCGTGCAGGGCCGTAGTTTCCACCTGACGTGCCTTTTAGCCAAGG AACGTCGCTACACAGTCAAACACGAgtgggtggaggtggaggaagGGAACAAGGCTGTGGTTGGTATCTCCAGCTACGCTCAGGAGGCTTTAGGAGATGTGGTCTTCGCCCAACTGCCAGAACCGGGCACTACCCTGAAACAAAACGATGAATGCGGGGCCCTGGAGAGTGTCAAGGCGGCCAGTGAAGTTTACTCGCCCGTGAGCGGCAAGGTGACGGAAAAGAATGGCCAGGTGGAGGACTCGCCGGCCCTAGTCAATAGCAGCTGCTACGAGAAGG GCTGGCTATTTAAGGTGGACTTGAAAAACCCCAAGGAACTGGATAACCTTATGACCGAGGAGCAGTACAAATCCTTCCTGAGCAGCAGTACTGACCACTAG